The following coding sequences are from one Eptesicus fuscus isolate TK198812 chromosome 7, DD_ASM_mEF_20220401, whole genome shotgun sequence window:
- the TSFM gene encoding elongation factor Ts, mitochondrial isoform X1, producing the protein MSLPRSLRLCLVARTGSCPVRGLGPRTDLLSLQVSRAGPLPLQSPQPWHTFHAGHGLSSASSKELLVKLRRKTGYSFVNCKKALETCGGDLKQAESWLHEKAQKEGWSKAAKLHGRKTKEGLIGLLQEGNSTVLVEVNCETDFVARNLKFQQLVQQVALGTMLHCQSLKDQVSTYSKGFLNSSELSELPFGPERKGSLKDQLALAIGKLGENMTLKRAAWVKVPNGFYVGSYVHGTMHSPSLHNLVLGKYGALVICEISEWKANLEELGRRLGQHVVGMAPLSVGSLDDEPGGETETKMLSQPYLLDPSITLGQYVQPQGVSVVDFVRFECGEEGEAAEAE; encoded by the exons ATGTCGCTGCCGCGGTCACTGCGTCTCTGTCTGGTCGCGCGGACCGGGAGCTGCCCGGTGAGGGGTCTTGGCCCCCGCACCGACCTGCTTTCCTTGCAGGTCTCCCGG GCGGGGCCCCTTCCGCTTCAGTCGCCTCAGCCATGGCACACCTTTCACGCGGGGCACGGGCTGTCCTCGGCCTCCAGCAAGGAGCTCCTCGTGAAGTTGCGGCGAAAAACGGGCTATTCTTTTGTGAACTGCAAGAAAGCTCTGGAGACTTGTGGCGGGGACCTCAAACAg GCGGAGAGCTGGCTTCATGAGAAGGCCCAGAAGGAGGGCTGGAGCAAAGCTGCCAAGCTCCATGGGAGGAAGACAAAAGAAGGTCTGATTGGGCTGCTGCAGGAAGGGAACTCCACGGTGTTAGTTGAG GTAAACTGTGAGACAGATTTTGTTGCAAGAAATCTAAAATTTCAACAATTGGTCCAGCAAGTAGCCCTTGGAACCATGTTGCATTGTCAGAGCCTAAAGGACCAAGTTTCCACTTACAGTAAA GGCTTCTTGAATTCCTCTGAGCTCTCTGAACTTCCCTTTGGGCCTGAGAGGAAAGGCTCTCTCAAGGACCAGCTGGCCTTAGCAATTG gGAAACTGGGAGAAAACATGACTCTTAAACGAGCTGCATGGGTGAAGGTGCCAAATGGGTTCTATGTTGGCTCTTATGTCCATGGAACAATGCACAGTCCCTCACTCCACAACCTGGTGCTGGGGAAGTACGGGGCCCTGGTCATCTGCGAGATATCTGAGTGGAAAGCAAACCTTGAAGAACTTGGCCGCCGCCTTGGGCAGCATGTGGTAGGCATGGCCCCTCTCTCTGTTGGCTCCCTGGACGATGAgcctgggggagagacagaaactaaGATGCTGTCGCAGCCATACTTGCTGGATCCGTCTATCACATTGGGACAGTATGTGCAGCCCCAGGGAGTGTCTGTGGTAGACTTTGTGCGGTTTGAATGTGGAGAAGAGGGGGAGGCGGCAGAGGCTGAATAG
- the METTL1 gene encoding tRNA (guanine-N(7)-)-methyltransferase, producing the protein MAGAEAGDAAGAQAPQPQKRYYRQRAHSNPMADHTLRYPVKPEEMDWSELYPEFFAPLTQNQSHDDPKDKKEKRAQAQVEFADIGCGYGGLLVELSPLFPDTLILGLEIRVKVSDYVQDRIRALRAAPGGGFQNIACLRSNAMKHLPNFFYKGQLTKMFFLFPDPHFKRTKHKWRIISPTLLAEYAYVLRVGGLVYTITDVLELHEWMCTHFEGHPLFERVPLEELSEDPIVGHLGTSTEEGKKVLRNGGKNFPAIFRRIQDPTLQVVTPNPTPPGH; encoded by the exons ATGGCGGGAGCCGAGGCTGGGGACgcggccggagcccaggcccCGCAGCCGCAGAAGCGCTACTATCGGCAGCGCGCTCACTCCAACCCCATGGCGGACCACACGCTGCGCTA CCCTGTGAAGCCAGAGGAGATGGATTGGTCTGAGCTATATCCAGAATTCTTCGCTCCACTGACTCAAAATCAGAGCCACGATGACCCAaaggataagaaagaaaagagagctcAAGCCCAAGTGGAATTTGCAGACATAGGCTGTGGCTATGGTGGCCTGTTAG TGGAACTGTCACCGCTGTTCCCAGACACACTGATTCTGGGTCTGGAGATCCGGGTAAAGGTCTCAGACTATGTACAGGATCGGATTCGAGCCCTACGAGCAGCTCCTGGAGGTGGCTTCCAGAACATCGCCTGTCTCCGTAGCAACGCCATGAAACACCTTCCTAACTTCTTCTACaagggccag CTGACAAAGATGTTCTTCCTCTTCCCTGACCCACATTTCAAGCGGACGAAGCACAAGTGGCGAATCATCAGTCCCACACTACTGGCAGAATATGCCTACGTGCTGAGAGTTGGG GGGCTGGTATATACTATAACTGATGTGCTGGAGCTACATGAATGGATGTGTACCCATTTTGAAGGGCACCCCCTATTTGAGCGTGTGCCTCTGGAAGAGCTG AGTGAAGACCCTATTGTGGGACATTTGGGCACCTCAACTGAGGAGGGAAAGAAAGTTCTACGCAATGGAGGAAAGAATTTCCCTGCCATCTTCCGAAGAATACAGGATCCCACCCTCcaggtg
- the TSFM gene encoding elongation factor Ts, mitochondrial isoform X2 produces the protein MSLPRSLRLCLVARTGSCPVRGLGPRTDLLSLQAGPLPLQSPQPWHTFHAGHGLSSASSKELLVKLRRKTGYSFVNCKKALETCGGDLKQAESWLHEKAQKEGWSKAAKLHGRKTKEGLIGLLQEGNSTVLVEVNCETDFVARNLKFQQLVQQVALGTMLHCQSLKDQVSTYSKGFLNSSELSELPFGPERKGSLKDQLALAIGKLGENMTLKRAAWVKVPNGFYVGSYVHGTMHSPSLHNLVLGKYGALVICEISEWKANLEELGRRLGQHVVGMAPLSVGSLDDEPGGETETKMLSQPYLLDPSITLGQYVQPQGVSVVDFVRFECGEEGEAAEAE, from the exons ATGTCGCTGCCGCGGTCACTGCGTCTCTGTCTGGTCGCGCGGACCGGGAGCTGCCCGGTGAGGGGTCTTGGCCCCCGCACCGACCTGCTTTCCTTGCAG GCGGGGCCCCTTCCGCTTCAGTCGCCTCAGCCATGGCACACCTTTCACGCGGGGCACGGGCTGTCCTCGGCCTCCAGCAAGGAGCTCCTCGTGAAGTTGCGGCGAAAAACGGGCTATTCTTTTGTGAACTGCAAGAAAGCTCTGGAGACTTGTGGCGGGGACCTCAAACAg GCGGAGAGCTGGCTTCATGAGAAGGCCCAGAAGGAGGGCTGGAGCAAAGCTGCCAAGCTCCATGGGAGGAAGACAAAAGAAGGTCTGATTGGGCTGCTGCAGGAAGGGAACTCCACGGTGTTAGTTGAG GTAAACTGTGAGACAGATTTTGTTGCAAGAAATCTAAAATTTCAACAATTGGTCCAGCAAGTAGCCCTTGGAACCATGTTGCATTGTCAGAGCCTAAAGGACCAAGTTTCCACTTACAGTAAA GGCTTCTTGAATTCCTCTGAGCTCTCTGAACTTCCCTTTGGGCCTGAGAGGAAAGGCTCTCTCAAGGACCAGCTGGCCTTAGCAATTG gGAAACTGGGAGAAAACATGACTCTTAAACGAGCTGCATGGGTGAAGGTGCCAAATGGGTTCTATGTTGGCTCTTATGTCCATGGAACAATGCACAGTCCCTCACTCCACAACCTGGTGCTGGGGAAGTACGGGGCCCTGGTCATCTGCGAGATATCTGAGTGGAAAGCAAACCTTGAAGAACTTGGCCGCCGCCTTGGGCAGCATGTGGTAGGCATGGCCCCTCTCTCTGTTGGCTCCCTGGACGATGAgcctgggggagagacagaaactaaGATGCTGTCGCAGCCATACTTGCTGGATCCGTCTATCACATTGGGACAGTATGTGCAGCCCCAGGGAGTGTCTGTGGTAGACTTTGTGCGGTTTGAATGTGGAGAAGAGGGGGAGGCGGCAGAGGCTGAATAG
- the TSFM gene encoding elongation factor Ts, mitochondrial isoform X3, which yields MSLPRSLRLCLVARTGSCPAGPLPLQSPQPWHTFHAGHGLSSASSKELLVKLRRKTGYSFVNCKKALETCGGDLKQAESWLHEKAQKEGWSKAAKLHGRKTKEGLIGLLQEGNSTVLVEVNCETDFVARNLKFQQLVQQVALGTMLHCQSLKDQVSTYSKGFLNSSELSELPFGPERKGSLKDQLALAIGKLGENMTLKRAAWVKVPNGFYVGSYVHGTMHSPSLHNLVLGKYGALVICEISEWKANLEELGRRLGQHVVGMAPLSVGSLDDEPGGETETKMLSQPYLLDPSITLGQYVQPQGVSVVDFVRFECGEEGEAAEAE from the exons ATGTCGCTGCCGCGGTCACTGCGTCTCTGTCTGGTCGCGCGGACCGGGAGCTGCCCG GCGGGGCCCCTTCCGCTTCAGTCGCCTCAGCCATGGCACACCTTTCACGCGGGGCACGGGCTGTCCTCGGCCTCCAGCAAGGAGCTCCTCGTGAAGTTGCGGCGAAAAACGGGCTATTCTTTTGTGAACTGCAAGAAAGCTCTGGAGACTTGTGGCGGGGACCTCAAACAg GCGGAGAGCTGGCTTCATGAGAAGGCCCAGAAGGAGGGCTGGAGCAAAGCTGCCAAGCTCCATGGGAGGAAGACAAAAGAAGGTCTGATTGGGCTGCTGCAGGAAGGGAACTCCACGGTGTTAGTTGAG GTAAACTGTGAGACAGATTTTGTTGCAAGAAATCTAAAATTTCAACAATTGGTCCAGCAAGTAGCCCTTGGAACCATGTTGCATTGTCAGAGCCTAAAGGACCAAGTTTCCACTTACAGTAAA GGCTTCTTGAATTCCTCTGAGCTCTCTGAACTTCCCTTTGGGCCTGAGAGGAAAGGCTCTCTCAAGGACCAGCTGGCCTTAGCAATTG gGAAACTGGGAGAAAACATGACTCTTAAACGAGCTGCATGGGTGAAGGTGCCAAATGGGTTCTATGTTGGCTCTTATGTCCATGGAACAATGCACAGTCCCTCACTCCACAACCTGGTGCTGGGGAAGTACGGGGCCCTGGTCATCTGCGAGATATCTGAGTGGAAAGCAAACCTTGAAGAACTTGGCCGCCGCCTTGGGCAGCATGTGGTAGGCATGGCCCCTCTCTCTGTTGGCTCCCTGGACGATGAgcctgggggagagacagaaactaaGATGCTGTCGCAGCCATACTTGCTGGATCCGTCTATCACATTGGGACAGTATGTGCAGCCCCAGGGAGTGTCTGTGGTAGACTTTGTGCGGTTTGAATGTGGAGAAGAGGGGGAGGCGGCAGAGGCTGAATAG
- the EEF1AKMT3 gene encoding EEF1A lysine methyltransferase 3 — MADLRPDPASEPESVFPQEVGLFADSYSEKSRFSFCGHVLSITQNFGSRLGVAARVWDAALSLCNYFENQNVDFRDKKVIELGAGTGIVGILAALQGGDVTITDLPLALEQIQGNVQANVPAGARAQVRALSWGIDQHVFPGDYDLVLGADIVYLESTFPLLLGTLQHLCGPHGTIYLASKMREEHGTESFFQYLLPQHFQLELAQRDEDENVNIYRARHRERRPV, encoded by the exons ATGGCGGACCTCCGTCCAGATCCTGCATCCGAGCCCGAATCGGTGTTCCCGCAGGAGGTCGGGCTCTTCGCCGACTCTTACTCGGAGAAGAGCCGGTTCTCTTTCTGTGGGCACGTGCTGAGCATCACGCAGAACTTCGGGTCCCGCCTCGGGGTGGCAGCGCGCGTGTGGGATGCG gCTCTGAGCCTGTGCAACTATTTCGAAAACCAAAACGTGGATTTCCGAGACAAGAAGGTGATCGAACTGGGTGCGGGGACCGGCATCGTGGGGATCTTGGCAGCGCTGCAGG ggGGGGATGTTACCATCACTGACCTGCCCCTGGCCCTAGAACAGATCCAGGGCAACGTCCAGGCCAACGTGCCAGCGGGAGCCCGGGCCCAGGTCCGCGCTTTGTCCTGGGGGATTGACCAGCATGTCTTCCCTGGCGACTATGACCTGGTGCTGGGGGCTGATATTGTGTATCTGGAGTCCACCTTCCCACTGCTGCTGGGGACGCTCCAACACCTGTGCGGGCCCCATGGCACCATCTATCTGGCCTCCAAGATGAGAGAGGAGCATGGGACAGAGAGCTTCTTTCAGTACCTCCTGCCCCAGCATTTCCAGCTGGAGCTGGCCCAGCGGGATGAGGACGAGAATGTCAACATCTATAGGGCCAGGCACAGGGAACGAAGACCTGTTTGA
- the AVIL gene encoding advillin encodes MSLSSAFRAVGNDPGIITWRIEKMELALVPLSAHGSFYEGDCYIILSTRRVGSLLSQDIHFWIGKDSSQDEQSCAAIYATQLDDYLGGSPVQHREVQHHESDTFRGYFKQGIIYKRGGVASGMKHVETNTYDVERLLHVKGKRNIRATEVEMSWDSFNRGDVFLLDLGKVIIQWNGPESNSGERLKAMLLAKDIRDRERGGRAEIGVIEGDKEAASPELMKVLQDTLGRRSIIKPAVPDEILDQQQKSNIMLYHVSDSAGQLVVREVATRPLVQDLLSHDDCYILDHSGTKIYVWKGRGATKAEKQMAMSKALSFIKMKGYPSSTNVETVNDGAESAMFKQLFQKWSVKEQTVGLGKAFSIGKVAKVFQDKFDVTLLHSKPEVAAQERMVDDGNGKTEVWRIENLELVPVEHQWYGFFYGGDCYLVLYTFEVYAKPHYILYIWQGRHASQDELAASAFQAVEVDRKFDGAPVQVRVTMGKEPRHFMAIFKGKLVIFEGGTSRKGNAEPDPPVRLFQIQGNDKSNTKAVEVPAFASSLNSNDVFLLRAQAEHYLWYGKGSSGDERAMAKELAGLLCNGTEDTVAEGQETPEFWDLLGGKTPYANHKRLQQEILDVQPRLFECSNKTGRFIVTEITEFTQDDLNPGDVMLLDTWDQVFLWIGAEANAMEKEKALATAQEYLHTHPSGRDTDTPILIIKQGFELPIFTGWFLAWDSHMWSAGKSYEQLKGELGDTAAITRITADMRNTTLSLNSEIKYYPIEVLLKNQNQELPEDVDPAKKENYLSEQDFVSVFGITRGQFAALPGWKQLQMKKEKGLF; translated from the exons ATGTCTCTGAGCAGCGCCTTCAGGGCTGTGGGCAACGACCCTGGGATCATCACCTGGAGAATAGAG AAAATGGAGCTGGCGCTCGTGCCCCTGAGTGCCCATGGCAGCTTCTATGAGGGGGACTGCTACATCATCCTCTCG ACCCGGAGAGTGGGCAGTCTCCTCTCCCAGGACATCCACTTCTGGATCGGGAAGGACTCCTCCCAGGATGAGCAGAGCTGCGCGGCCATCTACGCCACACAGCTGGATGACTACCTGGGGGGCAGCCCCGTGCAGCACCGAGAGGTCCAGCACCATGAGTCCGACACCTTCCGCGGCTACTTCAAGCAGGGCATCAT CTACAAGAGGGGGGGTGTGGCCTCCGGGATGAAGCATGTGGAGACCAACACCTATGACGTGGAGCGGCTGTTACACgtgaaggggaagagaaacatcagggCCACTGAG GTGGAAATGAGCTGGGACAGTTTCAACAGAGGTGATGTCTTCTTGTTGGACCTTGGGAAGGTTATCATCCAGTGGAATGGTCCAGAGAGCAACAGCGGGGAGCGTCTGAAG GCTATGCTTCTGGCAAAGGATATTCGGGACAGGGAGCGAGGGGGCCGTGCCGAAATAGGAGTGATCGAgggagacaaggaggcagcaagcCCAGAGCTGATGAAGGTCCTTCAGGACACCCTCGGCCGACGTTCTATTATCAAGCCTGCGGTCCCAGATGAGATCCTAGATCAGCAGCAGAAATCAAATATCATGTTATATCA tGTCTCAGActcagctgggcagctggtggTCAGAGAGGTAGCGACGAGGCCGCTGGTCCAGGACCTACTGAGCCATGAT GACTGCTACATCCTGGACCACAGCGGAACCAAGATCTACGTGTGGAAAGGAAGAGGAGCCACAAAGGCTGAGAAGCAGATGGCCATGTCTAAGGCCCTG AGCTTCATCAAGATGAAGGGCTACCCCAGCAGCACCAATGTGGAGACGGTCAACGATGGTGCCGAGTCGGCCATGTTCAAGCAGCTGTTCCAGAAGTGGTCCGTGAAGGAGCAGACCGTGGGCCTGGGGAAAGCGTTCAGCATCGGTAAAGTTG CTAAAGTTTTCCAGGATAAATTTGATGTGACTCTGCTGCACTCCAAACCAGAAGTAGCTGCCCAGGAACGAATGGTGGATGACGGCAATGGGAAAACCGAG GTCTGGAGAATTGAAAATCTGGAGCTGGTCCCCGTGGAGCATCAGTGGTACGGCTTCTTCTATGGGGGAGATTGCTATCTGGTTCTCTACACGTTCGAGGTTTACGCGAAGCCGCATTACATCCTGTACATCTGGCAG GGCCGCCACGCCTCACAGGACGAGCTGGCAGCCTCGGCATTCCAGGCGGTGGAGGTGGATCGGAAGTTTGATGGGGCCCCTGTGCAGGTTCGGGTTACCATGGGGAAGGAGCCACGCCACTTCATGGCCATCTTCAAAGGAAAGCTGGTTATCTTTGAG gGTGGGACTTCCCGGAAGGGAAATGCCGAGCCCGACCCTCCAGTAAGGCTCTTCCAAATTCAAGGAAATGACAAATCTAACACCAAAGCAGTGGAGGTGCCAGCCTTTGCCTCCTCCCTGAACTCCAATGACGTCTTCCTGTTGCGGGCCCAGGCAGAGCACTACCTGTGGTACGGCAAG GGGTCTAGTGGGGATGAGCGGGCAATGGCTAAGGAGCTGGCCGGGCTTCTCTGTAATGGCACTGAGGACACTGTGGCCGAGGGCCAGGAGACGCCGGAGTTCTGGGACCTGTTGGGAGGGAAAACTCCCTATGCCAATCACAAAAG ACTACAGCAGGAAATCCTGGATGTCCAGCCCCGTCTCTTTGAATGTTCCAATAAGACTGGCCGGTTCATTGTCACCGAGATCACAGAATTCACCCAGGATGACCTGAACCCAGGCGATGTGATGCTTCTAGATACCTGGGACCAG GTGTTCTTGTGGATTGGGGCTGAGGCCAATGCCATGGAGAAGGAGAAAGCTCTGGCTACAGCCCAGGAGTACCTGCACACTCACCCTAGTGGCCGAGACACTGACACACCGATCCTGATCATCAAGCAGGGGTTCGAGCTTCCCATCTTCACAGGCTGGTTCTTGGCCTGGGACTCTCACATGTGGAGT gCAGGGAAATCCTATGAACAGTTAAAAGGAGAGCTGGGAGACACTGCTGCTATCACGAGAATCACTGCT GACATGAGGAATACAACTCTCTCCCTGAATTCTGAGATAAAATATTACCCTATAGAAGTTCTATTGAAAAATCAGAATCAAGAGTTGCCCGAGGATGTGGACCCTGCCAAAAAGGAG aatTACCTCTCTGAACAGGACTTTGTTTCTGTGTTTGGCATCACGAGAGGGCAATTTGCTGCTCTGCCTGGCTGGAAACAGCtccaaatgaagaaagaaaaggggctTTTCTAA